The proteins below come from a single Gordonia pseudamarae genomic window:
- a CDS encoding acetoacetate decarboxylase family protein, producing the protein MPADPTPPTHQILDRTVTIPVRIRHATCFVAGFTADATAVSAAIARAGDGTTRLRPLQIRPGRTMCMLVFVDYIDGDLGPYNEFGVCFLVEDPADPPASRIAALRALAKGDARALIHRLPVDGEFTLAAGRGIWGFPKTLAHFDVDHDSATKHGRVSADGRLIVDVSVRKGLRVPDTSGDTVLNAYSQLDGVLRATPWRMTGTAGTRTRLGGASLTLGDHEIARELSGLKLSRRALMTSSVGHLEMSFGDAETVDPTGNSAV; encoded by the coding sequence CACCGTCACCATACCCGTACGTATCCGCCACGCCACGTGCTTCGTCGCGGGCTTCACCGCCGACGCGACCGCGGTGTCGGCGGCCATCGCGCGGGCCGGCGACGGCACAACGCGCCTGCGGCCGCTGCAGATCCGGCCGGGCCGCACCATGTGCATGCTGGTCTTCGTCGACTACATCGACGGCGATCTCGGGCCGTACAACGAGTTCGGTGTGTGCTTCCTCGTCGAGGACCCCGCGGATCCACCTGCCTCGCGGATCGCGGCGCTGCGGGCCCTGGCCAAGGGCGACGCCCGTGCGCTCATCCACCGGCTGCCGGTCGACGGCGAATTCACCCTGGCCGCCGGCCGCGGAATCTGGGGCTTCCCCAAGACCCTCGCCCACTTCGACGTCGACCACGACTCCGCCACCAAACACGGCCGGGTGAGCGCCGACGGCAGGCTGATCGTCGACGTGTCCGTCCGCAAGGGTCTGCGCGTACCCGACACCTCCGGCGACACCGTACTGAATGCCTATTCGCAGCTCGACGGGGTGCTACGGGCCACACCGTGGCGGATGACCGGCACGGCCGGAACCCGCACCCGGCTGGGCGGGGCGTCGCTGACCCTCGGTGACCACGAGATCGCGCGGGAGCTTTCCGGGCTGAAGCTGAGCCGCCGCGCACTGATGACCAGTTCGGTCGGCCATCTGGAAATGTCCTTCGGTGACGCCGAAACAGTCGACCCGACTGGTAACAGTGCGGTGTAG
- a CDS encoding alpha/beta hydrolase, with protein MQTTSPHQRDQDGVPVLKSASRRTGVRTRGKRAAAIAVVAALIPLAGGGIAQAAPQKAAKVEAKVQVDKQEVTVSVYSPSMDKVIPVTVLTPHDQSKARSVFYLLNGAGGGEDGATWNAKTKYKQYFKNKNVFVVTPIGGAFSYYTDWQKDDPKLGRSKWQTFLTKELPPIIDANFKTTKVNAIGGISMAGTSVLNIAIAAPGLYKSVAGFSGCARTSDPLGQEYIKQVVEVRGGGDMTNMWGPLTGAGWRKNDPYLNAAKLRGTKIYLTTGSGLPGKRDGLHDQPKGNALVWADLLIVGGGIEAAANLCTHQMVDKLNQLKIPVNVDFRPTGTHSWAYWEGDLHRTWPKLAKDLGA; from the coding sequence ATGCAAACCACGTCGCCGCACCAACGCGACCAGGACGGAGTGCCAGTGTTGAAATCTGCCAGCAGACGGACCGGTGTTCGCACGCGCGGCAAGCGCGCAGCGGCCATCGCGGTGGTCGCGGCCCTGATCCCGCTCGCCGGCGGAGGCATCGCGCAGGCCGCGCCTCAGAAGGCGGCGAAGGTCGAGGCCAAGGTCCAGGTCGACAAGCAGGAAGTGACGGTGTCCGTCTACTCCCCGTCGATGGACAAGGTCATACCGGTCACCGTGCTGACCCCGCACGATCAGAGCAAGGCACGCTCGGTCTTCTACCTGCTCAACGGTGCCGGTGGCGGCGAGGACGGCGCCACCTGGAACGCCAAGACCAAGTACAAGCAGTACTTCAAGAACAAGAACGTCTTCGTGGTCACCCCCATCGGTGGCGCGTTCTCCTACTACACCGACTGGCAGAAGGACGACCCGAAGCTCGGCCGCAGCAAGTGGCAGACCTTCCTCACCAAGGAACTCCCGCCGATCATCGACGCGAATTTCAAGACCACCAAGGTCAACGCGATCGGTGGCATCTCGATGGCCGGCACCAGCGTTCTGAACATCGCGATCGCCGCGCCCGGGCTGTACAAGTCGGTGGCCGGCTTCAGCGGCTGCGCCAGAACCAGTGATCCGCTCGGCCAGGAATACATCAAGCAGGTCGTGGAGGTTCGCGGCGGCGGCGACATGACGAACATGTGGGGCCCGCTCACGGGCGCCGGCTGGCGCAAGAACGACCCGTACCTCAACGCGGCCAAGCTCCGTGGCACCAAGATCTACCTCACCACCGGAAGCGGGCTCCCCGGTAAGCGCGACGGTCTCCACGATCAGCCCAAGGGCAACGCATTGGTCTGGGCCGACCTGCTCATCGTCGGCGGTGGTATCGAGGCCGCGGCCAACCTGTGCACGCATCAGATGGTCGACAAGCTCAATCAGTTGAAGATCCCGGTCAACGTGGACTTCCGTCCCACCGGTACCCATTCGTGGGCCTACTGGGAAGGCGACCTGCACCGCACCTGGCCCAAGCTCGCCAAGGATCTCGGCGCCTGA